The Thermostichus vulcanus str. 'Rupite' genome includes a window with the following:
- the nagZ gene encoding beta-N-acetylhexosaminidase translates to MTRFIDSPLNEMDLSTWSLEEKVGQLFLVYFEGPLLSPALKEMIREYHIGGLIFYSVAGNIQTLSQVAQLTASAQAQSRIPLWMGIDQEGGPVVRLTEGVTVFPSARAVAAAGSLEDAEAMAQVVGIELKSLGFNLNFAPVVDVNSNPYNPIIGIRAFGSDPQQVADYGLAMLRGYRQAGILCTPKHFPGHGDTHIDSHLGLPRVDRPLVELQATELYPFQALIQAGAEAIMTAHVVMPALGSERPATLAPEILSGELRQRLGFTGVIFTDSMTMGAIAQTYGIPEAAELAFQAGADILLFGADRGFTPVVQKEAYAHLLRGFRSGRLSVQQLEQSVQRILNLKQRYRLGSPPDSKRAETAKPATSPSHQALAQRIALASITLLKGSLPPLAPDLLLITPVPLLGELLQHALPSAQVFRITLDPNPEDWPILLERVKRAEQVVVGSLDLFRHPAQSELLAKLVSALSPEKVIGLALGSPEDPSALPQIPVYLACYGTTPVSLQALVEVLLGRIPA, encoded by the coding sequence CCCCCTGAACGAAATGGATCTGAGTACCTGGAGCCTTGAGGAAAAGGTGGGGCAACTATTTTTGGTTTATTTCGAGGGGCCGTTGCTATCGCCTGCCCTGAAAGAAATGATCCGGGAGTATCACATAGGTGGGCTGATCTTCTACTCGGTTGCTGGGAATATCCAAACGCTGTCCCAAGTCGCTCAGCTAACTGCGTCTGCCCAAGCCCAAAGTCGGATCCCCTTGTGGATGGGTATTGACCAAGAGGGGGGGCCGGTGGTGCGTCTCACAGAAGGGGTGACGGTTTTTCCCAGCGCTAGGGCGGTAGCGGCAGCGGGATCCCTTGAAGATGCCGAAGCCATGGCCCAAGTCGTGGGCATCGAGCTAAAAAGCTTGGGGTTCAACCTGAACTTCGCGCCCGTTGTCGATGTCAACAGCAACCCCTACAACCCAATCATCGGCATCCGTGCCTTTGGGTCTGACCCGCAACAGGTGGCGGACTACGGCCTGGCGATGCTGCGGGGGTATCGACAAGCCGGGATCCTCTGTACCCCGAAACATTTTCCCGGCCATGGGGATACCCATATCGATTCCCACCTGGGGTTACCACGGGTGGATCGCCCGCTGGTGGAGCTGCAAGCCACGGAACTCTACCCCTTTCAAGCCCTGATCCAAGCAGGGGCAGAAGCAATCATGACGGCGCATGTGGTGATGCCTGCCCTGGGATCCGAACGACCGGCAACACTGGCTCCTGAGATCTTGTCTGGCGAGTTGCGGCAACGGCTGGGGTTTACAGGGGTCATTTTCACGGATTCCATGACCATGGGGGCCATTGCCCAAACCTACGGGATCCCGGAGGCGGCAGAACTGGCTTTTCAAGCGGGGGCCGATATTCTTCTGTTTGGAGCGGATCGCGGCTTTACACCGGTGGTGCAAAAAGAAGCCTATGCCCACCTGTTGCGGGGGTTCCGCAGCGGACGGTTATCGGTGCAGCAACTGGAGCAATCGGTGCAGCGGATCCTGAACTTGAAACAACGCTATCGCTTGGGATCCCCACCCGACTCGAAAAGGGCAGAAACCGCCAAGCCTGCCACCAGTCCCAGTCATCAGGCTCTCGCTCAGCGCATTGCCCTAGCCAGCATTACCCTTCTCAAGGGATCCCTGCCCCCTTTAGCCCCTGACCTATTGCTGATTACCCCGGTTCCTCTCTTGGGGGAGCTGCTGCAACACGCCTTACCCAGTGCTCAAGTTTTCCGGATTACCCTGGATCCCAACCCTGAGGATTGGCCAATACTCCTGGAAAGGGTCAAAAGGGCTGAGCAAGTGGTGGTGGGATCCCTGGATCTCTTTCGTCACCCGGCCCAGAGTGAGTTACTGGCGAAGCTGGTGAGCGCCCTTTCCCCCGAAAAAGTGATCGGCTTAGCCTTGGGATCCCCCGAGGATCCATCCGCCCTGCCGCAGATCCCAGTTTACCTGGCTTGCTACGGCACAACCCCCGTTTCTCTACAGGCTTTGGTGGAGGTTTTGTTGGGTCGGATCCCAGCTTAA
- the fabD gene encoding ACP S-malonyltransferase produces MTIAWIYPGQGSQAVGMGADLRDWEGAKQKLALACDLLGWDPLALLEEQIHQTRYTQPALFTVSALLTDYLYAQGQTPACTAGHSLGEYSALYAAGVFDFETGLRLVALRGQLMDAVGEGDPAGGMAAVIGFDRAKLEHLCDVIPDVAIANDNSPDQVVITGHVDSVKAVCEQLQAKRAVPLKVSGAFHSWLMQAAADEFAQTLEAIHFQTPRVPVYSNSTATASQDPQLLKQALLVQMTAPVRWRETVLQMAADGIQQVWEIGPGAVLTGLVKRTVPALQRQNLSTLSL; encoded by the coding sequence TTATCCCGGCCAGGGATCCCAAGCCGTTGGCATGGGAGCAGACTTACGGGATTGGGAGGGGGCCAAGCAGAAGTTGGCTTTGGCCTGTGATCTATTGGGATGGGATCCCTTAGCGCTGTTGGAAGAACAAATTCACCAAACTCGCTACACCCAGCCAGCTTTGTTTACCGTTTCCGCCCTGCTAACGGATTACCTCTATGCTCAGGGCCAGACCCCTGCCTGCACGGCGGGCCACAGCTTGGGGGAATACAGCGCCCTCTATGCGGCGGGGGTGTTTGACTTTGAAACCGGCTTGCGGCTGGTGGCGCTGCGGGGTCAGTTGATGGATGCGGTAGGAGAGGGGGATCCCGCTGGGGGGATGGCGGCGGTGATCGGGTTTGACCGAGCCAAGTTAGAGCATCTCTGCGATGTCATTCCCGATGTGGCCATTGCTAATGACAATAGCCCGGATCAGGTGGTGATCACCGGCCATGTCGATTCTGTGAAAGCCGTCTGTGAGCAACTACAGGCCAAACGGGCTGTTCCTTTGAAGGTGAGTGGTGCTTTTCACTCCTGGTTGATGCAGGCTGCTGCCGATGAATTTGCCCAAACCCTAGAGGCAATCCACTTTCAAACCCCACGGGTGCCGGTTTACAGCAACAGTACCGCCACTGCCAGCCAAGATCCGCAGCTGCTCAAACAGGCCCTTTTGGTGCAAATGACAGCCCCGGTGCGGTGGCGGGAAACTGTTCTGCAAATGGCCGCCGACGGCATCCAACAGGTGTGGGAAATCGGCCCAGGGGCTGTGTTGACAGGGTTGGTGAAACGAACTGTACCGGCGCTGCAGCGACAAAACTTGAGTACCCTAAGCCTCTAG